A genome region from Psychrilyobacter piezotolerans includes the following:
- the pstB gene encoding phosphate ABC transporter ATP-binding protein PstB, whose translation MKNNDLRLEVKNFNFYYGEFQALKNVNMDFYKNKVTALIGPSGCGKSTFLRSVNRMNDLIEISKYEGEIKLDGDNIFSKKYDIVELRKKVGMVFQKPNPFPKTIYENIVYGPKLHGEKDKKVLDEIVEESLKAVALWDEVKEKLHKSALGLSGGQQQRLCIARAIAVKPEILLMDEPTSALDPISTAKIEELIRELEKDYTIIIVTHNMQQAARISEYTGFFYQGVVEEFNRTEKIFTNPDNKKTEDYITGKFG comes from the coding sequence ATGAAAAATAATGACCTTAGGTTGGAAGTAAAAAACTTTAACTTTTACTATGGAGAATTTCAGGCCTTAAAGAATGTTAATATGGATTTTTATAAAAATAAAGTAACGGCTCTTATCGGCCCCTCTGGATGCGGTAAATCCACATTTTTAAGGTCGGTAAATAGAATGAACGACCTTATAGAGATATCAAAATATGAGGGAGAAATTAAATTGGATGGAGACAATATCTTCAGCAAGAAATACGATATAGTTGAACTTAGAAAAAAAGTAGGAATGGTATTTCAAAAGCCGAATCCATTCCCAAAGACTATCTATGAAAATATCGTCTATGGTCCAAAACTTCACGGTGAAAAAGATAAGAAGGTCTTAGATGAAATAGTAGAGGAGAGTCTAAAGGCAGTGGCTCTATGGGATGAGGTAAAGGAAAAACTTCATAAATCAGCATTGGGCCTTTCTGGGGGACAGCAGCAGAGACTATGTATAGCAAGAGCCATCGCAGTAAAGCCAGAGATTCTTTTGATGGATGAGCCTACATCAGCATTGGATCCCATATCTACAGCAAAAATAGAAGAATTAATAAGAGAATTAGAGAAGGATTATACTATAATCATAGTAACTCATAATATGCAGCAGGCGGCAAGAATCTCTGAATATACTGGATTCTTCTACCAAGGTGTAGTGGAAGAGTTCAATAGGACAGAGAAGATCTTTACCAACCCTGATAATAAGAAAACAGAGGACTATAT
- the pstA gene encoding phosphate ABC transporter permease PstA codes for MSILKGKGEKIIENSIKAVGLLSILPVVLILGYIVFTGVPSISWEFLTQAPKDGMRAGGILPAIIGSIYLTLGTILVSVPFGILTGVYLVEYSKDNWIRRTINLTIVNLAGIPSIIYGLFGMAFFVIYMGMGASIIAGSLTLGIMCLPVIITATRESLLAVPNHLREASLALGATKWETTWKVVLPAASPGILTGVILSISRATGETAPIMFTVAAFYLPFLPESIWDQAMTLPYHLYVIATQVPNMPKANMDGTLFVLVFITVGFNLLGAYVRTKFNKRR; via the coding sequence ATGAGCATACTAAAGGGAAAAGGAGAAAAAATAATAGAGAATTCTATAAAGGCAGTAGGATTACTCTCTATACTTCCGGTAGTTCTCATCCTAGGATATATAGTCTTTACAGGAGTACCCTCTATTTCATGGGAATTTTTAACTCAGGCTCCAAAAGACGGGATGAGGGCTGGAGGAATTTTACCGGCGATCATAGGAAGTATCTACCTTACATTGGGAACTATCCTTGTATCTGTTCCATTTGGAATACTTACAGGAGTTTATCTTGTAGAATATTCAAAGGACAATTGGATAAGAAGGACTATAAACCTTACAATAGTTAATTTGGCAGGGATACCAAGCATCATATACGGGCTTTTCGGAATGGCTTTCTTCGTAATATATATGGGTATGGGAGCTTCGATTATAGCAGGTTCTTTAACCCTTGGGATAATGTGTCTGCCGGTAATCATCACAGCCACCAGGGAATCTCTATTGGCGGTACCTAATCACTTGAGAGAGGCTTCTCTGGCATTGGGTGCAACTAAATGGGAAACTACATGGAAGGTTGTTCTTCCAGCGGCATCACCTGGGATACTTACAGGAGTTATCTTGAGTATATCTAGAGCCACAGGAGAAACGGCTCCGATAATGTTTACTGTAGCAGCATTTTACCTACCATTTTTACCGGAGAGTATCTGGGACCAGGCTATGACACTACCATATCATCTATATGTAATAGCTACTCAAGTTCCTAATATGCCAAAGGCTAACATGGATGGAACATTATTTGTTTTAGTATTTATAACAGTAGGATTTAACTTGTTAGGAGCATATGTAAGAACGAAATTTAATAAACGGAGATAG